Proteins encoded in a region of the Zea mays cultivar B73 chromosome 2, Zm-B73-REFERENCE-NAM-5.0, whole genome shotgun sequence genome:
- the LOC103645850 gene encoding crossover junction endonuclease EME1: MASSVPVVDILDDDDDDNTCLGIASPASCKRSLGSSGTSSRDFLDAFSPSPPLRKRPPLAAVAPINLDDTPSPPKRRRSSVSINLDDTPSPPKPRLSSVPKQPVGVDDDVALSPTGDVVADRPDSIFYWAAFSESPETVVPTSDGLGSLAAETPGFASPDSVRPPAAPDMSMSSAPPAQKGSGVTSLISLDSDNESDDDIMNMEPLTNLPNNKEAMMCQKDGTEQVHEKQKRQPAGKKLTKEEKDKLMQERKQKRQEDKLLKQALKDELAKKKKMEKAIQKWESGKFALECITVEIDNSVIQRGSIGGPLLSSLTENGLSYEPTKNRISGSILWKLDVPDDIAQAFSDLNNSCDMNQNPLSQVKYVAIVLEAEEFCNLISNGSFFDHVQRVCDGYPGFTICYIINKLMNYINKCEQSQYKNPSNTWRRPPVEEVLCKLATHYINVHSRQCIDEAEVVEHLVGLTSSLAKCKFRKPLTWLSVQANGAVIPKGFVHKDLAKKDTWLKALIAIPDIQPRYAFAIWKKYPCMRSLLNEYMDGSKTVAEKELLLSDLKWEDRLGDEGKRLGNKCSRRVYRMLMAQNGDLDADDPEAGGRS; encoded by the exons ATGGCGTCCTCCGTTCCCGTGGTCGACATcctcgacgacgacgacgacgacaacacCTGCCTCGGCATCGCCTCCCCTGCCTCGTGCAAGCGGTCCCTCGGATCCTCCGGAACCTCTTCCCGCGATTTCCTCGACGCGTTCTCGCCGTCCCCGCCCCTGCGAAagcggcctcccctcgcggcggtGGCCCCCATCAACCTCGACGACACCCCGTCTCCGCCTAAGCGGCGGCGCTCCTCGGTCTCCATCAACCTCGACGACACCCCGTCACCGCCAAAGCCGCGGCTCTCCTCGGTGCCCAAGCAGCCGGTCGGGGTGGACGACGACGTGGCGCTCTCACCCACTGGTGATGTTGTTGCCGACAGGCCCGATTCTATCTTTTACTGGGCCGCTTTCTCCGAGTCACCAGAGACGGTTGTGCCCACTTCTGACGGCCTCGGCAGTCTTGCTGCTGAGACTCCGGGCTTCGCCTCCCCGGACTCGGTTAGGCCACCTGCTGCCCCTGACATGTCAATGTCATCTGCTCCGCCGGCACAAAAAGGATCTG GAGTTACCTCTCTGATATCACTTGATAGTGACAATGAGTCAGATGATGACATCATGAACATGGAGCCTTTGACCAATTTGCCAAACAATAAG GAAGCGATGATGTGCCAAAAGGACGGTACCGAGCAGGTTCATGAGAAGCAGAAAAGACAACCG GCAgggaagaaactgacgaaggaggAGAAAGACAAGCTGATGCAAGAAAGAAAACAAAAACGGCAG GAAGATAAACTACTGAAGCAAGCCTTGAAAGATGAACTAGCTAAGAAGAAGAAAATGGAAAAAGCAATTCAGAAATGGGAATCAGGAAAATTTGCTTTAGAATGTATAACTGTTGAGATTGACAACAGTGTTATCCAAAGGGGCTCTATTGGAG GTCCTCTTCTTTCAAGTTTGACAGAGAATGGTCTTTCCTATGAACCTACCAAGAATAGAATCAGCGGTTCAATTTTATGGAAGTTGGATGTTCCTGATGATATTGCTCAGGCGTTTTCCGACCTTAACAATAGCTGTGATATG AACCAAAATCCATTGTCACAAGTGAAATATGTAGCAATTGTGCTTGAAGCTGAGGAATTTTGTAACCTTATAAGCAATGGATCGTTCTTTGATCATGTCCAAAGAGTTTGTGATGGATACCCAGGATTCACCATTTGCTACATCATTAATAAATTGATGAACTACATCAACAAATG TGAGCAAAGTCAATACAAGAACCCTTCAAATACTTGGAGACGTCCGCCAGTGGAAGAG GTTTTATGCAAACTGGCAACACACTATATTAACGTTCACTCAAGGCAATGCATAGATGAAGCTGAAGTAGTAGAGCACCTTGTTGGCCTGACGTCTAGTCTTGCAAAATGCAAATTCAG GAAACCACTGACATGGTTATCTGTGCAAGCTAACGGTGCAGTTATCCCGAAAGGTTTTGTTCATAAGGACCTGGCGAAGAAAGACACCTG GTTAAAAGCTTTAATAGCGATCCCTGACATCCAGCCAAGATATGCTTTTGCAATCTGGAAGAAGTATCCCTGCATGAGATCCCTTCTAAATGAATATATGGATGGCAGTAAAACC GTTGCCGAGAAGGAACTTCTGCTTAGCGACTTGAAGTGGGAAGATCGACTGGGTGACGAAGGCAAAAGGCTGGGGAACAAATGCTCTAGAAGGGTGTACAGAATGCTCATGGCACAGAATGGAGACCTGGATGCAGATGACCCCGAAGCTGGCGGTAGATCTTAG